The DNA window CAGCAGCGGATGGACTCCGGCACGATCGGTTCGTCCAAAGAGCTCGAGCGGCTGCAGCACGAGGTCGAGACGCTGGCCTCCCGCCAGTCCGCGCTGGAGGACGACGAGCTGGTGCTGATGGAGGAGCGGGAGACCGCCGACGGCGCCCGCTCCGAGGTGCAGACCCGTTTCGACGCGGCGACCGAGGCGCTGGCCGACCTCGAGGTGCGCCGGGACACGCTGGAGACCGAAATCGACACCGACATCGCCGCCCGCACCGCCGAGCGGGAGCCGCTGGCCGCGCAGATCCCCGACGACCTGCGGGCGCTGTACGAGAAGCTGCGGGCGTCCAGCGGCGGCATCGGCGCGGCCGCGCTGCGCGCCCGCCGCTGCGGCGGCTGCCGGATCGAGCTGTACGGCACCGCGCTCATGGAGGCCCGCGAGGCCGACGAGGACGAGGTGCTGCGGTGCGAGGAGTGCCGCCGGATCCTGGTCCGGACGGCGGAGTCCGGTCTGTGAGTGTCGAGCACGTCCTGGTCGAGGCCGACGGCGGTTCGCGGGGGAACCCCGGCACCGCGGGATACGGCGCGGTCGTGCTCGATGCGGCCACCGGGACGGTACTGGCCGAACGGGCCGCGGGTCTGGGGGTCACGACGAACAACGTGGCCGAGTATTCGGGGCTGATCGCCGGGCTCGAAGCGGCGCAGGCGCTCGGGGCGCGGCGGGTCGACGTGCGGATGGATTCGAAGCTGGTCATCGAGCAGTGCTCGGGGCGCTGGCAGGTCAAGCAGGCCCACCTGAAACCGCTGGTGAGTCGGGCCACCGAGTTGCTGCGGTCGTTCCCGGAGACGACGCTCACCTGGATTCCGCGGGCCGAGAACTCCCGGGCCGACGCGTTGGCGAATACGGCCATGGACGGCAACGACATTCGCCGGGATCAGGCGGCGCCCGAGGTCGGCTCCACCGGTACGCCGCCACCGAGCGGTCCGGCGGTGGTTCGCCGGGCGGCGTCGGAAAAAGACGGCGGACCCGGGTGGAGGGGCGGGGCGCAACGGCGGGCCACCACGACGGTGCTGGTGCGGCACGCTTCCTCGGTGCTGTCGCCGGAGAAGAGGTTCTCCGGGCGCGGGGACGTGGCGCTGTCGGACGACGGGGTGCGGCAGGCGGAGCGGGTCGCGGCGCGGCTGGCGGCGCGGCCGGGGATCGACGTGGTGGTCAGCTCGCCGCTGCGGCGGGCCCGGCACACCGCGGAGCTGATCGCGAAGGCGGTCGGGGTGCCGGTCGAGTTCGACGACGACCTGGTCGAGACCGACTTCGGAGCCTGGGAGGGGTTGACGTTCAGCGAGGCCCGGCGGTCGTCGCCGGAGGCGGTGGACGCCTGGCTGAGCTCGCCGGACGTGGCGCCGCCCGGCGGTGAGAGCTTCGCGCAGGTCGCGGAGCGGGTCGACGCGGCGCGGGAGCGGCTGGTCGCCGACCACGCCGGCGAGACCGTGGTCGTGGTCTCGCACGTGACGCCGCTGAAGACGCTGCTGCGGCTGGCGCTCGAGGCGCCGCCGGTGATGCTGTACCGGCTGCAGCTCGACGTGACCGGGGTGTCCGAGGTCGATTGGTACGCGGACGGACCGGCCAACGTGCGCTTGGTGAACGACACGCATCACCTGGGCTGACCGCCGGGCGCGGAGATGGGACCGCTTGGCGCGGCGGCTGCTCTGCTTGAGGCTTTTGCGGGCTAGTGTCTTGTCGCCTGTGCCACGTGACTCGTCACTGCGCGTGAGGAGGACAGCGATGTCCACTACCGAGGAAACACCCTCGCCCTCGGAACAGCCGCCGGCCCGATCCGATCGGAATCATTGGTATTGGCTGCTGCTGGTGCCGATCGTCGTGCCGTTGCTGCCGATGCTGTACAACGGCTCGGATCCGACGCTCTGGGGTATTCCCCGTTTTTATTGGCTGCAATTGCTCTTCGTCGTGCTGAGCGTCGGCGTGACGCTGGTCGTCTACCGCCAGACCCGGGGACGGTGAGCGATGGACGTCAAAGTCACCGAGCTCGTCATCTTCACGGTGCTGTTCGTTTTCGTGAGTGTGCTGGGGTTCGTCGCCTCGCGCTGGCGGCGCCCCGATTCGATGGAGCATCTGGACGAATGGGGTCTGGGTGGCCGGAATTTCGGCGGCTGGATCACGTGGTTCCTGCTCGGCGGTGATCTGTACACGGCTTATACGTTCGTGGCCGTTCCGGCGCTGATGTTCGGAGCCGGGGCGCTGGGGTTCTACGCCTTGCCGTACACGGTCGTGCTGTATCCGATCGTGCTGTTGCCGCTGGTTCGCTTGTGGTCCGTGTCGCACGTCAACGGGTTCGTGACGCCGGCCGATTTCGTCCGGGCGCGGTTCGGGTCGTCGACGCTGGCGTTGCTGGTCGCGATCACCGGGATCCTGGCGACGATGCCGTACATCGCGCTGCAGCTGGTCGGTATCGAGGCCGTGCTGAAGGCGATGGGCGTCGAGGGCAAATGGCCGATCACGATCGCGTTCCTGATTCTGGCTATCTATACGTACAACTCGGGGCTGCGGGCGCCGGCGCTGATCGCGTTCGTGAAGGACTCGCTGATCTATTTGACGGTGATCGTGGCGATCATCGTGATTCCGGCGAAGCTCGGAGGTTGGGACGCGATCTTCTCGGCGGCCGGGGCGAAGTTCTCGGCTCCGGCGGCCCAGGCGGCGGGTTCCGGGGTGCTGCTGAATGCGAACAATCAGTTGAACTACGTGACGTTGGCGCTGGGGTCGGCGTTGGCGTTGTTCCTGTATCCGCATTCGTTGACCGGGGTGTTGGCGGCGCGGTCGCGGGACACGGTGAAGCGGAACATGGCGGCGTTGCCGGCGTATTCGTTTGTTTTGGGGCTGTTGGCGTTGCTGGGGTTGATGGCGATCGCGGCCAAGATCGTGCCGGTCGGGGCTGACCCTGCTGCCGGCGTCGCCGGGGACCGGAACACGGTCGTGCCGTTGCTGTTCGACTGGGCTTTCCCGGACTGGTTCACCGGGGTCGCGCACGCGGCGGTCGGTATCGGGGCGCTGGTGCCGGCCGCGGTGATGTCGATCGCGGCGGCGAACCTGTTCACCCGGAACATCTGGACCGAGTACGTCCACCGGGACGCGGGGCCGGTCGAGGAGGCGCGGGTCTCGAAGATCGTGTCGCTGGTCGTGAAGTTCGTGGCCGTGGTGCTCGTGCTCGGGCTCGACACGCAGTACTCGATCGACCTGCAGCTGATCGGCGGGGTCGTGATCCTGCAGACGCTGCCCGCGGTGGCGCTGGGCGTCTTCACGCGGTGGTTCCACAAGTGGGCGCTGGTCGCGGGCTGGGCCGCCGGGATGGCGTTCGGGTTCTGGATGCTGTGGACGGTCCCGAACCCGGCGACGAAGCACGCGCACTTCGGCGGGTCGGCGTTCAAGCTCTCGGAGCTGGGGTTCGACACGAAGTGGACGATCTACGCCGGGTTCCTGGCCGTCGGCTTGAATTTGCTGGTCGCGGTGGCCGGCACGTGGATCCTCCGGGCGGCGCACGTGGCCGACGGGGAGGACACGACGAAGCCGGCGGACTACACGGCCGAGGCCGGGGATCCGGGCGTGCGTGAGATTCCGGAGTTGGTCGGGGACGGCAAGTCGTCGACGTGAGTGCGACGGTGCAGCCCGGTCGCGGGCTGCACCCTCAGCTCTGGAAGGCCTGGAACAGCAGGACGAGCCCGATCGTGGTGCCGAACGTGACGATCGTGGCGCGCAGGGCCTTGGCGGACAGTTTCCGGGCGAGCCGCGCGCCGAGGTACCCGCCGGCCACCGTGGCCGGGGCCACGATTGCGACGCCGACCCACGACACCGGCCCGAAGATCGCGTACACCGCGACCGTCACCAGCCCGATCGTCGCCGACAGGACGTTCTTGAGCGCGTTGATGCGCTGCAGCTTCTCGTCGAGAACCAAGGCCAGGACCGCCACTAGGACGACGCCGAGCGCGGCGCCGAAGTAGCCGCCGTAGGCGGCGCCGAGCAGCGTGAGGGTCGCCATCGTGGCGGTCTGTTTCTTCGACGAGAGTGCGGCCGGGTGCCCGACGATCTTCTGCAGCCTCGGCTGCAGGCCGAGCACCGCGGTGGCCGCGAGCACCAGGAACGGGGCGACGAACTCGAAGACGTCGGCCGGGGTGACGAGGAGGAGGACGCAGCCGCCGACGCCGCCGAGTATCGCGAGGGGAACCAGGGCCATGGCCCGTTTCCGCTGGTTGGTGAGGTCTTCCCGGCTGCCCCAGACGCTCGAAAGGTAGCCCGGCGTGACGGAGACCGAGTTCGTGACGTTGGCGGCGATGCTGGGCAGCCCGGTGGCGATCAACGCGGGGAACGTCAACAGCGACCCGCCTCCGGCGATCGCGTTCACCGCGCCGGCGGCGAGCCCGGCGACCAGGAGGAGAGCGACGTTGCTCAGTGAGTGGTCCATCGGGTCTCACCGTACGTTTCCGTGGTGCGTAAGATCAGCCGGGCGGTGGACGAGTCGGCTGGGCGGTCGCGTCGGTGCCTCTTCGGGGGTGCCGCCGAGGAACGTCCGGGCTCCACAGGGCAGGGTGGTTGTTAACGGCAACCCGGGGTGACCCGCGGGACAGTGCCACAGAAAACAGACCGCCGGGCGTTTACGTCCGGTAAGGGTGAAACGGTGGTGTAAGAGACCACCAGCGCCCCGGGTGACCGGGGCGGCTCGGTAAACCCCACCCGGAGCAAGGTCAAGAGGAGT is part of the Cryptosporangium phraense genome and encodes:
- a CDS encoding zinc ribbon domain-containing protein — its product is MKAPAADQLRLLDLQAVDLSIDQLAHRKRTLPEHAEIEKTAGTLAELRDELSTAESGVEELDRKIHQLEEEVDQVRTRAQRDQQRMDSGTIGSSKELERLQHEVETLASRQSALEDDELVLMEERETADGARSEVQTRFDAATEALADLEVRRDTLETEIDTDIAARTAEREPLAAQIPDDLRALYEKLRASSGGIGAAALRARRCGGCRIELYGTALMEAREADEDEVLRCEECRRILVRTAESGL
- a CDS encoding bifunctional RNase H/acid phosphatase, whose amino-acid sequence is MSVEHVLVEADGGSRGNPGTAGYGAVVLDAATGTVLAERAAGLGVTTNNVAEYSGLIAGLEAAQALGARRVDVRMDSKLVIEQCSGRWQVKQAHLKPLVSRATELLRSFPETTLTWIPRAENSRADALANTAMDGNDIRRDQAAPEVGSTGTPPPSGPAVVRRAASEKDGGPGWRGGAQRRATTTVLVRHASSVLSPEKRFSGRGDVALSDDGVRQAERVAARLAARPGIDVVVSSPLRRARHTAELIAKAVGVPVEFDDDLVETDFGAWEGLTFSEARRSSPEAVDAWLSSPDVAPPGGESFAQVAERVDAARERLVADHAGETVVVVSHVTPLKTLLRLALEAPPVMLYRLQLDVTGVSEVDWYADGPANVRLVNDTHHLG
- a CDS encoding DUF3311 domain-containing protein yields the protein MSTTEETPSPSEQPPARSDRNHWYWLLLVPIVVPLLPMLYNGSDPTLWGIPRFYWLQLLFVVLSVGVTLVVYRQTRGR
- the mctP gene encoding monocarboxylate uptake permease MctP; translated protein: MDVKVTELVIFTVLFVFVSVLGFVASRWRRPDSMEHLDEWGLGGRNFGGWITWFLLGGDLYTAYTFVAVPALMFGAGALGFYALPYTVVLYPIVLLPLVRLWSVSHVNGFVTPADFVRARFGSSTLALLVAITGILATMPYIALQLVGIEAVLKAMGVEGKWPITIAFLILAIYTYNSGLRAPALIAFVKDSLIYLTVIVAIIVIPAKLGGWDAIFSAAGAKFSAPAAQAAGSGVLLNANNQLNYVTLALGSALALFLYPHSLTGVLAARSRDTVKRNMAALPAYSFVLGLLALLGLMAIAAKIVPVGADPAAGVAGDRNTVVPLLFDWAFPDWFTGVAHAAVGIGALVPAAVMSIAAANLFTRNIWTEYVHRDAGPVEEARVSKIVSLVVKFVAVVLVLGLDTQYSIDLQLIGGVVILQTLPAVALGVFTRWFHKWALVAGWAAGMAFGFWMLWTVPNPATKHAHFGGSAFKLSELGFDTKWTIYAGFLAVGLNLLVAVAGTWILRAAHVADGEDTTKPADYTAEAGDPGVREIPELVGDGKSST
- a CDS encoding sulfite exporter TauE/SafE family protein, which produces MDHSLSNVALLLVAGLAAGAVNAIAGGGSLLTFPALIATGLPSIAANVTNSVSVTPGYLSSVWGSREDLTNQRKRAMALVPLAILGGVGGCVLLLVTPADVFEFVAPFLVLAATAVLGLQPRLQKIVGHPAALSSKKQTATMATLTLLGAAYGGYFGAALGVVLVAVLALVLDEKLQRINALKNVLSATIGLVTVAVYAIFGPVSWVGVAIVAPATVAGGYLGARLARKLSAKALRATIVTFGTTIGLVLLFQAFQS